The Peribacillus sp. FSL P2-0133 genome has a segment encoding these proteins:
- a CDS encoding patatin-like phospholipase family protein, producing MIIDGVFSGGGIKGYGLVGALQELEERGFVFHRTAGTSAGSIIAAFVAAGYTGKEMEKLFLDIDLSGLLDKRRGLLPIPFAEWLLLYWKLGLYKGNALETWVAGKLAERNVVTFKDIRPKSLRIISSDITNGKLVVLPDDLPNYGIDPSTFPVAKAVRMSCSIPYFFEPVKLDVGKSKFLFVDGGVLSNFPMWLFNSDHVRKERPVIGLRLSVDEIWKPHKVDNAVELFSALFKTMKDAHDARYISKKHVHNIVFIPMKGISAMDFNLNDEKKGELMNRGRQCTKEFLKKWTY from the coding sequence ATGATTATTGACGGCGTTTTTTCCGGAGGCGGGATTAAAGGCTATGGTTTAGTGGGAGCCCTGCAGGAATTGGAAGAACGGGGATTTGTATTCCATCGAACAGCCGGTACGAGTGCAGGGTCCATAATTGCAGCTTTCGTAGCAGCTGGGTACACAGGTAAAGAAATGGAAAAGCTTTTTCTTGATATAGATTTAAGCGGCCTGCTGGACAAAAGGCGTGGTCTTTTGCCTATCCCGTTTGCCGAATGGCTCCTTTTATATTGGAAACTTGGCCTTTATAAAGGCAACGCACTGGAGACATGGGTCGCCGGTAAACTTGCCGAAAGGAATGTAGTCACCTTTAAGGATATTCGACCGAAATCCCTCCGAATCATAAGCTCTGACATTACAAATGGGAAATTGGTGGTACTGCCTGATGATTTACCGAACTATGGCATTGATCCGAGCACTTTTCCAGTGGCAAAGGCAGTAAGAATGAGTTGTAGCATTCCTTATTTTTTTGAGCCAGTCAAACTTGATGTCGGAAAAAGCAAGTTCCTTTTTGTTGATGGAGGTGTGTTAAGCAATTTTCCAATGTGGCTATTCAATTCAGATCATGTAAGAAAGGAAAGGCCGGTCATCGGCTTGCGGCTAAGTGTCGATGAGATATGGAAACCGCATAAGGTGGATAATGCGGTTGAATTGTTCTCCGCATTATTCAAAACGATGAAAGATGCCCATGATGCACGGTATATTTCCAAGAAACACGTCCATAATATTGTATTTATCCCGATGAAGGGAATTTCTGCAATGGATTTCAATCTGAATGATGAAAAAAAAGGTGAATTGATGAATCGGGGAAGGCAGTGCACGAAAGAATTCCTAAAAAAATGGACTTATTGA
- the splB gene encoding spore photoproduct lyase gives MKPFMPQLVYIEPRALEYPLGRELKKKFEDLNIEIRETTSHNQIRDLPGENDLQKYRVAKSTLVVGIRKTLKFDSSKPSAEYAIPLATGCMGHCHYCYLQTTLGSKPYIRTYVNLDEIFEAAEKYINERKPEITRFEAACTSDIVGIDHLTHSLKRAIEYFGKSEYGVLRFVTKFHHVDHLLDAEHNGKTRFRFSINSRYVIKNFEPGTSSFEERMEAARKVAGAGYPLGFIVAPIYRHEAWKEGYHELFERLSEALNGVDIPDLTFELIQHRFTGPAKKVIQKNYPKTKLELDETKRKYKWGRYGIGKYVYQKDEAAELETTIRGYIAEFFPKAEIQYFT, from the coding sequence ATGAAACCATTTATGCCACAGTTAGTATATATTGAGCCAAGGGCACTGGAATACCCGCTTGGCCGGGAGTTAAAAAAGAAATTCGAAGATTTGAACATTGAAATCCGTGAGACCACATCGCATAACCAAATTAGGGATCTTCCTGGAGAAAATGATCTGCAAAAATATCGTGTCGCAAAATCAACGCTTGTGGTAGGAATCAGAAAAACATTGAAATTCGATTCCTCAAAGCCATCTGCTGAATATGCCATACCTCTTGCTACAGGGTGTATGGGGCATTGTCACTATTGTTATTTACAGACCACACTCGGATCAAAACCATATATTAGGACATATGTGAATCTTGATGAGATTTTCGAAGCAGCCGAAAAATATATAAATGAGAGAAAGCCTGAAATTACTCGTTTTGAGGCAGCCTGTACATCGGATATCGTGGGAATTGACCATTTGACACATTCGTTAAAAAGGGCCATAGAATATTTTGGGAAAAGTGAATATGGGGTTCTAAGGTTCGTAACTAAATTTCATCATGTCGACCATCTATTGGATGCTGAACATAATGGAAAAACAAGATTTCGCTTCAGTATAAATTCACGTTATGTGATAAAGAATTTCGAGCCCGGCACTTCGAGCTTCGAAGAAAGGATGGAAGCGGCACGTAAAGTGGCAGGTGCCGGATATCCCCTCGGTTTTATCGTAGCTCCAATATATCGTCATGAAGCATGGAAGGAGGGCTACCATGAATTATTCGAACGGTTGAGTGAGGCTTTAAATGGGGTGGATATCCCTGACTTGACTTTCGAATTAATTCAGCATCGGTTTACTGGCCCAGCAAAAAAAGTGATTCAAAAAAACTACCCTAAAACAAAATTGGAACTGGACGAAACGAAGCGTAAATATAAATGGGGCCGATATGGAATTGGTAAATATGTTTATCAAAAAGACGAAGCCGCAGAACTGGAAACGACTATTCGTGGGTATATAGCGGAATTCTTCCCTAAAGCGGAAATTCAGTATTTTACCTGA
- a CDS encoding vitamin B12-dependent ribonucleotide reductase — MSVVIKEALKVDLERLNKDISLFPQVHPVTADMKMAHKGVSRLVMLDRYSFKDTEKITLSAGDFVVLTIKEDPKFPARGLGYIVEIDWETKKAKVLVDEEFRGVLDNPEEVETGIVNRPLDIIEKPLEIYYEQIAKRNATGLASVETTEEKRTEWFNKFYEELKNLNFVPAGRVLYGAGSNTDVTYFNCYVMPFVPDSREGISEHRKQVMEIMSRGGGVGTNGSTLRPRNTLAKGVNGKSSGSVSWLDDIAKLTHLVEQGGSRRGAQMIMLADWHPDIAEFIISKMQNPRILRYLVENTKDEAIKKYATDKLKFTPHTEQETAMYQGIINYKEIPGQGGFSEKIIRDAEEKIRTGGTYSVHNSDFLTGANISICLTKEFMEAAEQDAEYELRFPDVESYNAEEMAIYNEEWHNVGDVREWEKMGHKVRVYRKIRAKELWNLINICATYSAEPGIFFIDNANEMTNAKAYGQQVVATNPCGEQPLAPYSVCNLAAVNLAEMADKDSKTVNFEKLKQTVEVGVRMQDNVIDATPYFLDENKKQALGERRVGLGVMGLHDLLIYCETEYGSEEGNILVDKVFETIATTAYRASVELAKEKGSFPFLIGATDKETNELRTRFTQTGFMEKMPEDIRESVAAHGIRNSHLLTVAPTGSTGTMVGVSTGLEPYFSFTYFRSGRLGKFIEVKADIVQEYLDRHPEADSEELPKWFISAMELAPEAHADVQCIIQRWIDSSISKTVNAPKGYTVEQVEKVYERLYKGGAKGGTVYVDGSRDSQVLTLKAEENQMDEQLEMDELTDVEVKKKVVLVDTINELRSTNVTIGSEVGNTCPVCRKGEVQEMGGCNTCTNCGAQLKCGL; from the coding sequence ATGTCGGTTGTAATAAAAGAAGCTTTAAAGGTTGATCTAGAAAGGTTGAATAAGGATATTTCTTTATTTCCCCAGGTTCACCCTGTAACTGCTGATATGAAAATGGCGCATAAGGGAGTGTCCCGTCTAGTCATGCTTGACCGCTATTCTTTTAAGGATACTGAAAAAATCACACTCTCGGCAGGCGATTTCGTCGTGTTGACGATTAAGGAAGATCCGAAATTCCCGGCAAGGGGTCTCGGTTACATCGTTGAAATTGATTGGGAAACCAAAAAAGCCAAGGTATTGGTGGATGAAGAATTCCGTGGCGTATTGGATAATCCGGAAGAAGTGGAGACGGGAATTGTAAACCGTCCGTTGGATATAATTGAAAAGCCGCTTGAAATATACTATGAACAAATTGCGAAACGTAATGCAACGGGCTTGGCATCAGTGGAAACCACGGAAGAAAAAAGAACGGAATGGTTCAATAAATTCTATGAAGAATTAAAGAACCTTAATTTTGTCCCGGCAGGACGAGTATTGTACGGTGCAGGTTCCAATACGGACGTTACTTATTTCAACTGCTATGTAATGCCATTCGTCCCGGATTCACGTGAAGGGATATCAGAACATAGGAAACAAGTGATGGAAATCATGAGCCGCGGCGGCGGAGTGGGTACGAACGGATCGACACTGCGTCCAAGAAACACTCTGGCAAAAGGGGTGAATGGAAAATCCTCGGGTTCAGTTTCATGGCTTGACGATATTGCGAAACTGACGCATCTTGTTGAACAGGGCGGTAGCAGACGCGGCGCGCAAATGATCATGCTTGCTGATTGGCATCCTGATATTGCGGAGTTCATCATTTCCAAAATGCAAAATCCAAGGATTCTGCGTTACCTAGTGGAAAACACTAAAGATGAAGCCATCAAGAAATATGCGACTGATAAATTGAAATTCACGCCGCACACGGAACAGGAAACGGCTATGTATCAAGGGATCATCAATTATAAGGAGATTCCTGGCCAAGGTGGATTTAGCGAGAAAATCATTAGGGATGCAGAAGAAAAGATCCGTACAGGTGGAACGTATAGTGTCCATAATTCGGATTTTCTGACTGGAGCCAATATCTCTATTTGCCTGACTAAGGAATTTATGGAAGCAGCGGAACAAGATGCGGAATACGAATTGCGTTTTCCTGATGTAGAGAGCTATAATGCCGAGGAAATGGCCATTTACAATGAAGAATGGCATAATGTCGGTGATGTTCGTGAATGGGAGAAAATGGGTCACAAAGTCCGTGTTTACCGTAAAATCCGAGCTAAAGAGCTTTGGAACTTAATAAACATTTGTGCCACATATTCTGCTGAACCAGGTATTTTCTTTATCGATAATGCTAATGAAATGACGAATGCCAAAGCATACGGTCAGCAGGTCGTAGCCACGAACCCTTGTGGCGAACAGCCATTGGCCCCATATTCGGTTTGTAACCTTGCGGCAGTCAATCTGGCTGAAATGGCTGATAAAGATAGCAAAACGGTCAATTTCGAGAAGCTTAAGCAAACCGTCGAAGTCGGTGTGCGTATGCAGGACAATGTCATTGACGCAACTCCTTATTTCTTGGATGAAAACAAAAAACAGGCACTGGGTGAGCGACGGGTTGGACTTGGTGTAATGGGTCTGCATGACCTGTTGATCTACTGTGAAACGGAATATGGCTCTGAAGAAGGAAATATCCTGGTTGACAAGGTGTTTGAAACGATTGCGACTACAGCTTACAGGGCTTCCGTGGAACTCGCAAAAGAAAAAGGCAGTTTCCCGTTCCTGATTGGGGCAACGGACAAAGAAACCAATGAGCTTAGAACACGTTTCACACAAACCGGATTTATGGAAAAAATGCCGGAAGATATCAGGGAAAGTGTTGCTGCACATGGCATCCGTAACTCTCATTTATTGACAGTGGCTCCTACAGGAAGTACAGGAACGATGGTTGGGGTATCAACAGGTCTTGAACCATATTTCTCCTTTACGTATTTCCGCAGCGGCCGTCTGGGTAAATTCATTGAAGTGAAGGCTGACATTGTACAGGAATACTTGGACCGTCATCCAGAAGCCGATTCAGAAGAGCTTCCAAAATGGTTCATTTCCGCTATGGAATTAGCTCCAGAAGCACATGCTGATGTTCAATGCATCATTCAGCGCTGGATTGACAGCTCGATCAGTAAGACAGTCAACGCTCCAAAAGGATATACTGTCGAACAAGTTGAAAAAGTATATGAACGTCTATACAAAGGCGGAGCAAAAGGCGGTACTGTATATGTGGATGGCAGCCGTGACAGTCAGGTCCTTACGCTTAAAGCGGAAGAAAACCAAATGGACGAGCAGCTTGAAATGGATGAATTGACAGATGTGGAAGTTAAGAAAAAAGTTGTATTGGTCGATACGATAAATGAACTGCGTTCGACGAATGTTACAATTGGATCGGAAGTGGGTAACACTTGCCCGGTCTGCCGTAAAGGTGAAGTCCAGGAAATGGGCGGATGCAATACTTGCACGAATTGCGGAGCGCAATTAAAATGCGGGCTATAA